Proteins co-encoded in one Sporichthyaceae bacterium genomic window:
- a CDS encoding ABC transporter substrate-binding protein, with translation MRRWNRAVKVVPVVASAALVLAACGSNGSSSSVAQQPAAPAAQAPAAAAAPAALASGTTAKAAPAASTTTKVAAPAASTTKSSSKAAKTVKTATKAAAAVPAAASAAGGSASTAATGGTKVKANDSASDKAANQKIYDSKQGATDTGVTKDTIKLGSINMHGMALGNVLVTPQVHGDLAAMQAINDRGGVLGRRMSLTDCDDGPGEVARAKACIKKLVGSDQVFSLVTGVDWATASIHDDLKQYHLPYVGAWAYSQTEWQDPFMFPTHMSMIHEAMAGAHWAANVIKPKTYGLICLTSPEMQLACNNVQQVMNASGSKMVKRADVSISETSMSAYVLAMRAANPEHIIHYVINPATMAKFMVEAAQQGYYPPKGISGNHLAAEVLGSIFGQWPVNRYWTNTTYKLWGPEFMATMNKYARFNRGTNHHIVQAGYVALNVFAQAAKAVGPNLTRDRLMSELDNGTVWQSDASLDQRFSYAATERTGDNWSHDYGQGREFIYKYTSTNTVSNPDGSPNGFAPDPDQFIIYTWK, from the coding sequence GTGAGACGCTGGAACCGCGCCGTGAAGGTCGTCCCCGTAGTCGCTTCCGCTGCGCTCGTTCTTGCTGCCTGTGGCAGCAATGGTTCGTCGTCCTCCGTCGCTCAGCAGCCGGCCGCGCCGGCCGCGCAAGCGCCCGCTGCTGCTGCCGCTCCGGCCGCCCTAGCCTCCGGCACCACTGCCAAAGCGGCCCCGGCCGCCAGCACCACCACCAAGGTCGCTGCTCCGGCCGCGAGCACCACCAAGTCCTCGAGCAAGGCGGCGAAGACCGTCAAGACCGCGACCAAGGCCGCGGCCGCTGTCCCGGCAGCCGCGTCCGCCGCGGGTGGATCGGCCTCGACCGCCGCCACCGGCGGCACCAAGGTCAAGGCGAACGACTCCGCGTCGGACAAGGCCGCGAACCAGAAGATCTACGACTCCAAGCAAGGCGCCACCGACACCGGTGTCACCAAGGACACCATCAAGCTCGGCTCGATCAACATGCACGGCATGGCTCTGGGCAACGTCCTGGTCACCCCGCAGGTCCACGGTGACCTCGCGGCCATGCAGGCCATCAACGACCGCGGTGGCGTTCTCGGCCGCCGGATGTCGCTGACCGACTGCGACGACGGCCCGGGTGAGGTCGCCCGTGCCAAGGCCTGCATCAAGAAGCTGGTCGGTTCCGACCAGGTCTTCTCCCTGGTCACCGGTGTGGACTGGGCCACGGCCTCGATCCACGACGACCTCAAGCAGTACCACCTGCCGTATGTGGGTGCCTGGGCCTACTCCCAGACGGAGTGGCAGGACCCGTTCATGTTCCCCACCCACATGTCGATGATCCACGAGGCCATGGCCGGGGCGCACTGGGCCGCCAACGTCATCAAGCCCAAGACCTACGGGCTGATCTGCCTGACCAGCCCGGAGATGCAGCTGGCCTGCAACAACGTGCAGCAGGTCATGAACGCCTCGGGTTCCAAGATGGTCAAGCGGGCGGACGTCTCCATCTCGGAGACCTCGATGTCGGCCTACGTGCTGGCGATGCGTGCTGCCAACCCGGAGCACATCATCCATTACGTGATCAACCCGGCCACGATGGCGAAGTTCATGGTCGAGGCCGCGCAGCAGGGCTACTACCCGCCCAAGGGCATCTCGGGCAACCACCTCGCCGCTGAGGTGTTGGGCTCGATCTTCGGTCAATGGCCGGTGAACCGGTACTGGACCAACACGACCTACAAGCTGTGGGGTCCGGAGTTCATGGCAACCATGAACAAGTACGCCCGGTTCAACCGCGGCACCAACCACCACATCGTCCAGGCCGGCTACGTCGCCCTGAACGTGTTCGCCCAGGCTGCCAAGGCCGTCGGGCCCAACCTGACCCGCGACCGCCTGATGTCCGAACTGGACAACGGGACCGTCTGGCAGTCGGACGCCTCGTTGGACCAGCGCTTCAGCTACGCGGCCACCGAGCGCACCGGCGACAACTGGAGCCACGACTACGGCCAGGGCCGCGAGTTCATCTACAAGTACACCAGCACCAACACCGTCTCCAACCCCGACGGTTCCCCGAACGGCTTCGCGCCGGACCCCGACCAGTTCATCATCTACACCTGGAAGTAA